The Chitinophagales bacterium genomic sequence AACCGCCTGCAGCACCATAACCAGGTACCGCAGGGGGCTCAAAGAACTCAATCGTTGCACCCGGAATTTCTTTGGCCCTTTCTTCCAGTTCCTCAATGATCTGTGGTGCGGTATGTTCCCTTCTTGACCAGTCTTTCAGGTTAATAAGGCAGGTACCCGCATTAGAACCACGTCCTTCTGTCAACACCTCATATCCGGCCAATGAAGACACCGATTGTATTCCCTCTACATGTTCAGCTATTTGCTGCAACTTGCGCGAAATATCATTCGTCCTTTCCAATGTCGATCCGGGAGGTGTCTGGATAATAGCATATATCATACCCTGATCTTCTGCGGGAATGAAACCGGATGGCAGCACTTCGGTAGTAGCCCAGATACCGGCACAAAACACTATCAATAACCCAAATGTCAATACCCTTCTGTTTACGATCAGCCTTAAAAAACCTGCGTACTTGCCGGTTACCTTATCAAAACCTCGGTTGAAACTATCGATAAACCTGTTCATGATAGTTTTCTTCCTCGGCTGTCCATGTGTATTCTTCAATATCATAGCACATAATACAGGGGTAAGTGTCAGGGCTACAAGACCGGAAATAACAATAGCGGTAGCCATGGTTATCGCAAACTGCCTGTAGAATATACCAACCGGTCCTGTCATGAAAGAGACAGGAATGAATACTGCCGTCATCAACAGGGTAATGGCTATTACTGCTCCGCTTATTTCCCGCAACACTTTCTTGACCGCATTATATGGAGACAAATGTTCTTCTTCCATTTTGGCGTGGACCGCCTCAACGACGACTATCGCATCATCTACCACCACACCTATGGCCAATACAAGTGCGAACAATGTTATGAGGTTGATCGTGAGCCCGAATAGCTGCATAAAAATGAATGCACCTATCAACGATACCGGTACAGCCAACGTAGGTATCAGCGTGGAACGCCAGTCTCCGAGGAAGATAAACACCACTATTGCAACTAATACAAATGCCTCGAAAAGCGTATGTACCACTTTGTCGATGGACGCATCCAGGAAGTGCGATACGTCATAGCTGATCTCATAATCCATACCAGGAGGGAATGAGCTTTCCTTTATCTCCTCCAGTTTATCTTTAAGGCGTTCAATAACCTCGCTAGCGTTACTACCATAGTTCTGTTTCAAAACTATAGCCGCCGACGGGTGACCGTCCATATTCGAATATATATCGTAGAACTCACTACCTAGTTCCACATCAGCAATATCTTTCAGATAGAGAATCTCCCCATCCGGGTTTGCACGGATAATCACATTCTTATACTGCTCGGGTTCATTATATCGTCCCTGGTATGTTAGTACATACTCGAGAGCCTGAGAACGCTGACCATCACTTCTACCTATCCTACCCGGAGAGCCGATCACACTTTGTTCTCCCAGTGCGGTCATTACCTCATCAGTAGATACATTATATGCCCGCATCCTGTCAGGCTTCAGCCATATACGCATGGCAAAGTTCCTGCTACCAAGTATCTGTGCAAATGCAACTCCATTTACCCTTTGCAGCTCTCGCAACAGGTTAACACTGGCAAAGTTGTACAGGAATTTTTCGTTGGCGAGCGTGTCTTTACTATACAGGTTTACATACATCAGCATGTTGGGCTGAATACGGTTTACGATTATACCCTCACGCTGCACCAATGGCGGCAGCCTGTTGATCACCTGTTCAATACGATTCTTTACGTTAACGACCGCAATATTAGGGTCGGCATCAAGGTTAAATACTACCTGTATCGTTGCTTCACCTGCACTGGTGGCATCCGACGTCATATACCTCATACCCGGAACACCATTGATGGATTTTTCCAGCGGAATGAGTACAGAGTTCACCAATACATTCGCACTGGCTCCCGGGTAAGCAATACTTACTACTACCATAGGAGGTGCAATGGATGGGAATTGTGATTTGGGCAGACTGACCATGCCCAGTATACCCATAAATATTATGACGAGCGATATCGAGATAGCAAGTACCGGCCTATGTATGAATTTGCTAAACATCTTCTTGCTTTTTCTGAATACTGATTATTCTGTAAATAATTTTAAATGTGACATTACCGACCTCGGCTCCTCGTACTTGTAGGATATTTTTTCTCCATCCCGTACCTTACGCAAGCCTTCCAGCAGTATTTTGTCATTATCGTTCAATCCTTCGGTCACGGCATATAAGTCCTGCATATCGGTACCGATTGTTATCTGCCTTTGCCTTACTACATTATTCTTGTCTATTACATAAACATATTTCCTGTCCAGTATCTCGAAAGTTGCTTTTTGAGGAATAAGAAGAGCATGCTTGAGCGGAACGGGTAGCAGAATATTACCTGTTTCGCCATGGCGCAGCAAACCATCCGGGTTGGGGAATGTAGCCCTGAAAGCGATGTTACCTGTTTCATTATTAAAATCTGCCTCGATCACATCCACAACGCCTGATTTTTCAAACACTTCGTTGTTGGCCATTAACAGGTTAACCTTTTGCAGGCTGTCATTTTTTATCTTGGATTTATAATCCAGGTACT encodes the following:
- a CDS encoding efflux RND transporter permease subunit, which codes for MFSKFIHRPVLAISISLVIIFMGILGMVSLPKSQFPSIAPPMVVVSIAYPGASANVLVNSVLIPLEKSINGVPGMRYMTSDATSAGEATIQVVFNLDADPNIAVVNVKNRIEQVINRLPPLVQREGIIVNRIQPNMLMYVNLYSKDTLANEKFLYNFASVNLLRELQRVNGVAFAQILGSRNFAMRIWLKPDRMRAYNVSTDEVMTALGEQSVIGSPGRIGRSDGQRSQALEYVLTYQGRYNEPEQYKNVIIRANPDGEILYLKDIADVELGSEFYDIYSNMDGHPSAAIVLKQNYGSNASEVIERLKDKLEEIKESSFPPGMDYEISYDVSHFLDASIDKVVHTLFEAFVLVAIVVFIFLGDWRSTLIPTLAVPVSLIGAFIFMQLFGLTINLITLFALVLAIGVVVDDAIVVVEAVHAKMEEEHLSPYNAVKKVLREISGAVIAITLLMTAVFIPVSFMTGPVGIFYRQFAITMATAIVISGLVALTLTPVLCAMILKNTHGQPRKKTIMNRFIDSFNRGFDKVTGKYAGFLRLIVNRRVLTFGLLIVFCAGIWATTEVLPSGFIPAEDQGMIYAIIQTPPGSTLERTNDISRKLQQIAEHVEGIQSVSSLAGYEVLTEGRGSNAGTCLINLKDWSRREHTAPQIIEELEERAKEIPGATIEFFEPPAVPGYGAAGGFSLRLLDKTNSGDYESFGKINDEFMAKLRKRKELTGLFTFFASNYPQYELKIDNKIAMQKGVSIGKAMDNLSILIGSTYELGFVRFGSFYKVFVQASPEYRRLPEDILNLYVKNDHDEMVPYSSFMTMKKTQGMNEITRYNMYTSSAINGSPAPGYSSGEAIKAIQEVAKTLPRGYDIDWQGLAKDEVSRGNEALYIFLVVLGFVYLVLAAQYESFIIPLSVICSLPAGVFGAFFMLKVMGLANDIYAQIGLIMLVGLLGKNAVLIVEFAIQKRQQGSTILDAAIEGAKVRFRPILMTSFAFIAGLIPLVVATGPGAIGNRTIGTAAAGGMLLGTVFGVIIVPGLYYIFGTLADGRKLIKDEHERPLSEEEYEDELVLTDEIDHNA